Proteins found in one Candidatus Hydrogenedentota bacterium genomic segment:
- a CDS encoding sugar phosphate isomerase/epimerase produces the protein MGKIGFGVNMEFVRHEDKNFEWGVEKAAQLGYEYVEPMVHLGRELLSEAGYFHSVSMFDDPYRVRRACEKAGIKLSGLSAHCPLCKPEISTEYLKQAIRFAAECGAPVINTDEGPKPTWTTEEEDHVLMRYVLREAAKVAEPRNILIGIEPHQQYSKTPDGLDRISNLVHSPIIGINFDTGNSYLAGHDPIAWLERVAPRLVHLHAKDISVQQSDAERGKVTGTPVGCACGEGVVDWKAVIALCRKAPRDIVLSVECGTVAQAERSINYLKGLL, from the coding sequence ATGGGCAAAATAGGTTTTGGCGTGAACATGGAGTTCGTCCGCCACGAGGACAAGAATTTCGAGTGGGGTGTCGAGAAAGCGGCTCAACTCGGGTATGAATATGTTGAGCCCATGGTACATCTGGGCAGGGAATTACTCAGCGAGGCTGGATATTTCCACAGCGTATCCATGTTTGACGACCCCTACCGCGTCCGGCGCGCTTGCGAGAAGGCGGGAATCAAGTTGTCCGGGTTATCCGCCCATTGCCCGCTCTGCAAGCCGGAGATCAGCACGGAGTATTTGAAGCAGGCGATTCGCTTTGCGGCGGAATGCGGCGCGCCCGTCATCAACACGGACGAAGGTCCCAAGCCCACGTGGACCACGGAAGAAGAAGATCATGTGCTGATGCGCTACGTGCTGCGCGAGGCCGCCAAGGTCGCGGAGCCGCGCAATATTCTTATTGGCATCGAACCGCACCAGCAGTACAGCAAGACTCCCGACGGTCTCGACCGCATCTCCAATCTGGTGCATTCGCCGATCATCGGCATCAACTTTGACACCGGCAACAGCTATCTCGCCGGACACGATCCGATCGCGTGGCTCGAGCGTGTCGCGCCGCGTCTCGTGCATCTGCACGCAAAGGATATCTCCGTGCAGCAGTCGGATGCGGAGCGGGGGAAGGTCACCGGAACGCCTGTAGGTTGCGCGTGTGGCGAGGGTGTAGTCGATTGGAAGGCGGTCATCGCGCTGTGCCGCAAAGCGCCACGGGACATTGTGCTCAGCGTGGAATGTGGGACGGTGGCGCAGGCGGAACGCAGTATCAACTATCTGAAAGGTCTGCTATGA
- a CDS encoding PmoA family protein, producing the protein MSVFRIAIVMLPGFMISALAAAGGYERAFQNDTMTVSKGGKPLFVYRLDNVPFKPYVQQLYSPNGVNVLRDAPSDHLHHHALMFAIAVDDVDFWAETPECGKQIFAGDVENDDPGKYTGYSACYDARLKWMNGEQKVLLDERRTLWPLNLDGVNATAILWRSKLSVPEGTESAKLTGHHYFGLGMRFVESMDRVVTFMNSEGAAGEIVRGEERNTPARWCACTGPIDGKPVTVAMFDAPTNPRHPAVWFTMPVSFAYMSATLNLYKEPMTLSKDAPLDLKYGVLVWDGAVSKEDIESAYQIWLKALER; encoded by the coding sequence ATGAGCGTGTTTCGGATTGCGATTGTCATGCTTCCTGGATTCATGATTTCGGCGCTCGCGGCCGCAGGTGGCTACGAGCGCGCCTTTCAAAACGACACTATGACAGTCTCGAAGGGCGGGAAGCCGCTGTTTGTGTACCGATTGGATAACGTGCCCTTTAAGCCCTATGTCCAGCAGTTGTATTCGCCAAACGGAGTGAACGTGTTGCGCGATGCGCCATCGGACCACCTCCATCACCATGCCCTCATGTTCGCGATTGCCGTCGATGACGTCGATTTCTGGGCAGAGACGCCAGAATGCGGCAAACAGATATTTGCCGGAGACGTGGAAAACGATGATCCGGGGAAGTACACCGGTTATTCGGCGTGCTATGACGCCCGTCTCAAGTGGATGAATGGAGAGCAGAAGGTGCTATTGGATGAGCGTCGGACGCTCTGGCCCCTGAACCTTGACGGCGTGAATGCTACGGCGATTCTGTGGCGTTCCAAACTGAGCGTTCCGGAAGGAACGGAGTCAGCGAAGTTGACGGGCCACCACTATTTCGGTCTAGGAATGCGATTTGTCGAGTCCATGGATCGTGTCGTGACGTTCATGAATTCGGAAGGCGCCGCAGGCGAAATTGTCCGAGGAGAAGAACGCAACACGCCAGCCCGTTGGTGCGCCTGCACCGGACCCATCGACGGCAAGCCTGTTACGGTTGCCATGTTCGATGCGCCGACAAATCCGCGGCATCCGGCCGTGTGGTTTACCATGCCGGTGTCGTTTGCGTACATGTCCGCGACGCTGAATCTGTACAAGGAACCAATGACGCTGTCGAAAGACGCGCCCCTCGATTTGAAGTACGGCGTTCTCGTGTGGGACGGAGCCGTGAGCAAGGAAGATATAGAAAGTGCCTATCAAATATGGTTGAAGGCGCTTGAGCGGTGA
- a CDS encoding sulfatase-like hydrolase/transferase encodes MFSIGRRGFLAAGGAGLATALLSVRGHAVESRRPNIVVILVDDLRPDGLAALGNPVVKTPHFDSLVTNGCAFRRAYTMGSMVGAVCLPSRTMLLTGRSLFRAEDKASGVEPASYTFPRAMKEAGYATLHAGKFGNSPKRITDEFDETYDPGNATQVVDKVTDFIRRTASRGPMCVYMAGHEPHDPQYAPEEFYARYRAMDIPLPRAFAPFHPFDNGEMTVRDEMTLPFPRTPEDIRGKLARYYASISYLDTELGRVIQTLKDTKQFDNTYFVIAGDNGLSLGEHGLLGKQNLYEYGGMHVPLVISGPGISRRESNALVYLMDVFPTVCDLARASIPAQVEGLSLASIVHGRARRVRTRLFTAYGKVQRAVSDGRWKLIRYPRIHKNQIFDLEADPHEMNDLSEQPGYAKRVDAMLKELSELQSEFGDPVPLHVPNPGPADWSPGLLTPEQLRYQAEETARCAGTGT; translated from the coding sequence ATGTTCTCAATCGGCCGACGGGGATTCCTGGCCGCCGGGGGAGCCGGCCTTGCTACCGCTCTCCTGAGTGTTCGCGGGCATGCCGTGGAATCGCGGAGACCAAACATCGTTGTGATCCTCGTGGACGATCTTCGGCCTGATGGGTTGGCTGCCTTGGGGAATCCCGTCGTGAAGACCCCCCATTTCGATTCGTTGGTGACGAACGGTTGCGCCTTCCGGCGGGCCTATACGATGGGCTCCATGGTGGGCGCTGTCTGTCTGCCAAGCCGCACGATGCTTCTGACAGGACGGTCCCTGTTTCGTGCGGAGGACAAAGCCAGCGGTGTGGAGCCAGCCAGTTACACGTTTCCACGCGCCATGAAAGAGGCGGGCTATGCGACGCTGCACGCAGGCAAATTCGGCAATTCCCCCAAGCGAATTACTGACGAGTTCGACGAAACCTACGACCCCGGAAATGCTACTCAAGTCGTCGACAAAGTAACGGACTTCATCCGTCGCACGGCTTCAAGGGGTCCGATGTGTGTCTACATGGCAGGACACGAACCGCATGACCCGCAATATGCGCCGGAAGAATTCTACGCTCGCTACCGGGCGATGGACATTCCGCTGCCCAGGGCATTCGCCCCCTTTCATCCTTTTGACAACGGTGAAATGACGGTGCGCGACGAAATGACGTTGCCATTCCCGCGAACTCCCGAGGACATCCGCGGAAAGCTTGCCCGGTACTATGCATCAATTTCTTACCTTGACACCGAATTGGGCCGCGTGATTCAGACTTTAAAGGATACTAAGCAGTTCGACAACACGTACTTTGTGATCGCGGGTGATAATGGTTTGTCTCTAGGTGAACACGGACTCCTCGGCAAACAGAACCTTTATGAGTATGGGGGAATGCATGTCCCGTTGGTCATTTCAGGGCCAGGGATTTCCAGGCGAGAATCGAACGCCCTCGTGTACCTGATGGATGTATTCCCTACGGTCTGTGACTTGGCCCGCGCTTCAATCCCGGCCCAAGTGGAAGGACTTAGCTTGGCAAGCATCGTGCACGGAAGGGCAAGACGTGTTCGCACGCGCCTCTTCACCGCCTACGGCAAGGTTCAGCGGGCAGTCTCGGACGGTCGCTGGAAGCTCATTCGCTATCCCCGCATCCACAAGAACCAGATCTTTGATCTTGAAGCTGATCCGCATGAGATGAATGACCTTTCGGAACAGCCCGGCTACGCCAAGCGGGTGGATGCGATGTTAAAGGAACTTTCTGAACTGCAAAGCGAGTTTGGAGATCCCGTTCCACTACACGTTCCCAATCCGGGGCCCGCAGATTGGTCGCCCGGGCTGCTTACGCCGGAACAGCTTCGCTATCAGGCCGAGGAGACCGCGCGATGCGCGGGGACGGGCACGTAG
- a CDS encoding radical SAM protein — protein MVRLGLDWRAILAPAKSVEPGVYHYRRELADRQMRLHLRVDPDGTGLLSVNASGVIHLNETALMLMKLVLDGKSKDAAIAEARRVYRARREDIAKDYDRVMDAVKRIETTQDACPIFDVDAMSIPPFARKPSAPYRADLALTYACNDDCKHCYVARKPEDVTPLTLDEWRTVMDRLWAVGVPHVCFTGGEATVSPHLVSLIERAEDIGMITGLLTNGRKLCDRAFTKRLCDAGLDHVQITIESSDEKVHDEMVNAPGAWKETVEGIRNAIAEDIYLVTNTTLCSLNVDTVDETLQFLKDLGVRQFAMNSIINTGRAPGSKLGIDEAGLEPILGLVTDKAEELGLRFIWYSPTHYCLLNPAQLGVGFKRCTAAEYNICIEPDGSVLPCQSYYKPAGNMLKDDWKTIWESPLFLAIRNRTELPEDCEECPDLEVCGGGCPLSGGDKFICTDSASEG, from the coding sequence ATGGTAAGACTAGGGTTGGATTGGCGAGCTATCCTTGCGCCTGCGAAAAGCGTGGAACCGGGTGTCTATCACTATCGCCGCGAGCTGGCTGACAGGCAAATGCGCCTCCACTTGCGCGTCGACCCGGACGGCACCGGGTTGCTCTCTGTCAATGCATCGGGCGTCATTCATCTCAACGAAACAGCACTCATGCTCATGAAGCTGGTACTCGACGGCAAGAGCAAAGATGCCGCCATCGCCGAAGCACGCCGGGTGTACCGCGCCCGTCGCGAAGACATTGCCAAAGACTATGACCGCGTCATGGACGCTGTAAAGCGCATCGAAACAACGCAGGACGCGTGTCCCATTTTCGATGTGGATGCCATGTCGATTCCACCGTTTGCGCGCAAGCCGTCCGCTCCGTATCGCGCCGACCTTGCACTCACATACGCCTGCAATGACGACTGCAAACACTGCTACGTCGCTCGAAAGCCGGAAGATGTGACGCCACTAACGCTGGATGAGTGGCGGACCGTCATGGACCGCCTTTGGGCCGTGGGCGTGCCGCACGTGTGCTTCACAGGGGGCGAGGCAACGGTGAGCCCGCACCTGGTTTCCTTGATCGAGCGCGCAGAAGACATCGGCATGATCACGGGTCTGCTCACCAACGGGCGCAAGCTCTGCGACCGCGCGTTCACAAAACGGCTGTGCGATGCGGGCCTCGATCACGTCCAGATCACAATCGAGAGCAGCGACGAGAAGGTCCACGATGAAATGGTGAACGCCCCGGGCGCGTGGAAAGAAACGGTGGAAGGCATTCGCAACGCGATTGCGGAAGACATCTATCTCGTCACCAACACCACCTTGTGTTCGCTGAACGTGGACACCGTGGATGAGACCCTGCAATTCCTGAAAGACCTGGGCGTGCGGCAATTCGCAATGAACTCAATCATCAATACGGGGCGCGCTCCGGGGTCTAAACTGGGGATCGACGAAGCGGGGCTCGAACCCATCCTGGGTCTCGTCACGGATAAGGCGGAGGAATTGGGGCTTCGGTTCATCTGGTATAGCCCTACTCACTATTGCCTGCTCAACCCCGCGCAACTCGGTGTTGGGTTCAAGCGGTGTACGGCCGCCGAATACAACATCTGCATCGAACCCGATGGCAGCGTGTTGCCGTGTCAGAGTTACTACAAACCCGCCGGCAACATGCTGAAAGACGACTGGAAAACGATCTGGGAAAGTCCGCTCTTCCTGGCGATTCGCAACCGGACAGAGTTGCCCGAAGACTGCGAAGAGTGTCCCGACCTGGAAGTGTGCGGCGGTGGTTGCCCGTTGAGCGGCGGCGACAAGTTCATCTGCACTGACAGTGCATCGGAGGGGTAA